In Oryzias melastigma strain HK-1 linkage group LG16, ASM292280v2, whole genome shotgun sequence, a single genomic region encodes these proteins:
- the azi2 gene encoding 5-azacytidine-induced protein 2 isoform X3, whose protein sequence is MEPLAVDDDICILKHETAYTAAAESPVSVCAGDESVASHFALVTAYEDIKKRLRDTERENALLRKRVKQLEDKLFRPETPSEGPHYVNKAFSAYRGIYIEKEDLQMELKKLKKEKSDSERFLTEQLQAKELELLQLRTEMETSQGTVMKSLNSPQDFWQVEMVNTEMQIHKLQEELERVTLENSRLLEKSTEETHGMNGPDLEQTSDAKFNASKEKSMQQTYKDLCSEVTHLQSELRRQTGLIRKLKPLINEARQASTVPVQCLDDVEKNNNLPAPQPPNAPALPSSAGRPIPPVSGPPGVLLPDGLREDCWYDGPWPSQSCSGQTLLRSDGGSVVLPPPPLNQASLDDSSHSFPSPPKPSDAMFWEGHSAASNSSSLMGNCSSPKSPPNTEWVKPF, encoded by the exons ATGGAGCCTCTGGCAGTGGATGACGACATCTGCATCCTCAAACACGAGACGGCTTACACAGCTGCCGCGGAGAGTCCGGTATCGGTCTGCGCGGGGGACGAATCGGTGGCTTCCCACTTTGCCTTGGTCACGGCGTATGAAGACATTAAGAAGAGGCTCCGAGATACGGAGCGGGAGAACGCCTTGCTGAGAAAGAGAGTTAAACAGCTGGAAGACAAG CTTTTCAGGCCTGAGACTCCATCGGAGGGTCCCCATTATGTGAACAAGGCCTTCAGCGCATACAGAGGAATTTACATCGAGAAGGAGGACCTTCAGATGGAGCTCAAGAAacta aaaaaagagaagagtGACAGTGAGAGGTTTTTGACAGAACAGCTGCAAGCCAAAGAGTTGGAGCTGCTTCAGCTGAGGACCGAGATGGAGACCAGCCAAGGTACAG TGATGAAGAGCCTGAACAGCCCTCAGGACTTCTGGCAGGTGGAGATGGTAAACACAGAGATGCAGATCCACAAGCTTCAAGAAGAGCTGGAGAGAGTGACTCTGGAGAACAGCCGGCTGCTGGAGAAAAGCACA GAGGAAACCCACGGCATGAATGGACCAGACTTGGAACAGACAAGTGATGCTAAGTTTAATGCAAG TAAGGAGAAGAGCATGCAGCAGACGTACAAGGATTTGTGCAGCGAAGTCACCCATCTGCAATCAGAGCTGAGGCGTCAAACGGGCCTCATAAGGAAGCTGAAGCCTCTGATCAACGAGGCAAGACAAG CCTCAACTGTTCCCGTCCAGTGTTTGGATGAcgtggagaaaaacaacaacctcCCGGCGCCGCAGCCCCCGAATGCCCCTGCGCTCCCCTCCAGCGCCGGCCGCCCCATCCCCCCCGTCAGCGGCCCGCCGGGGGTGCTTTTGCCGGACGGCCTGAGGGAGGACTGCTGGTACGACGGACCCTGGCCCTCTCAGAGCTGCTCCGGTCAGACTCTGCTCCGGAGCGACGGCGGCTCCGTCGTGCTCCCCCCACCCCCGCTGAACCAAGCCTCCCTGGACGACAGCTCGCACTCCTTCCCCAGCCCCCCCAAGCCCAGTGACGCCATGTTCTGGGAAGGACACTCGGCCGCGTCCAACTCCTCGTCTTTAATGGGAAACTGCAGCAGCCCCAAGAGCCCTCCCAACACAGAGTGGGTCAAACCCTTTTAA
- the azi2 gene encoding 5-azacytidine-induced protein 2 isoform X2 has protein sequence MRILDDKLRKASNTVKFCANMEPLAVDDDICILKHETAYTAAAESPVSVCAGDESVASHFALVTAYEDIKKRLRDTERENALLRKRVKQLEDKLFRPETPSEGPHYVNKAFSAYRGIYIEKEDLQMELKKLKKEKSDSERFLTEQLQAKELELLQLRTEMETSQVMKSLNSPQDFWQVEMVNTEMQIHKLQEELERVTLENSRLLEKSTEETHGMNGPDLEQTSDAKFNASKEKSMQQTYKDLCSEVTHLQSELRRQTGLIRKLKPLINEARQASTVPVQCLDDVEKNNNLPAPQPPNAPALPSSAGRPIPPVSGPPGVLLPDGLREDCWYDGPWPSQSCSGQTLLRSDGGSVVLPPPPLNQASLDDSSHSFPSPPKPSDAMFWEGHSAASNSSSLMGNCSSPKSPPNTEWVKPF, from the exons ATGCGGATTCTTGATGACAAATTGAGGAAAGCGTCTAACACG GTTAAGTTTTGTGCAAACATGGAGCCTCTGGCAGTGGATGACGACATCTGCATCCTCAAACACGAGACGGCTTACACAGCTGCCGCGGAGAGTCCGGTATCGGTCTGCGCGGGGGACGAATCGGTGGCTTCCCACTTTGCCTTGGTCACGGCGTATGAAGACATTAAGAAGAGGCTCCGAGATACGGAGCGGGAGAACGCCTTGCTGAGAAAGAGAGTTAAACAGCTGGAAGACAAG CTTTTCAGGCCTGAGACTCCATCGGAGGGTCCCCATTATGTGAACAAGGCCTTCAGCGCATACAGAGGAATTTACATCGAGAAGGAGGACCTTCAGATGGAGCTCAAGAAacta aaaaaagagaagagtGACAGTGAGAGGTTTTTGACAGAACAGCTGCAAGCCAAAGAGTTGGAGCTGCTTCAGCTGAGGACCGAGATGGAGACCAGCCAAG TGATGAAGAGCCTGAACAGCCCTCAGGACTTCTGGCAGGTGGAGATGGTAAACACAGAGATGCAGATCCACAAGCTTCAAGAAGAGCTGGAGAGAGTGACTCTGGAGAACAGCCGGCTGCTGGAGAAAAGCACA GAGGAAACCCACGGCATGAATGGACCAGACTTGGAACAGACAAGTGATGCTAAGTTTAATGCAAG TAAGGAGAAGAGCATGCAGCAGACGTACAAGGATTTGTGCAGCGAAGTCACCCATCTGCAATCAGAGCTGAGGCGTCAAACGGGCCTCATAAGGAAGCTGAAGCCTCTGATCAACGAGGCAAGACAAG CCTCAACTGTTCCCGTCCAGTGTTTGGATGAcgtggagaaaaacaacaacctcCCGGCGCCGCAGCCCCCGAATGCCCCTGCGCTCCCCTCCAGCGCCGGCCGCCCCATCCCCCCCGTCAGCGGCCCGCCGGGGGTGCTTTTGCCGGACGGCCTGAGGGAGGACTGCTGGTACGACGGACCCTGGCCCTCTCAGAGCTGCTCCGGTCAGACTCTGCTCCGGAGCGACGGCGGCTCCGTCGTGCTCCCCCCACCCCCGCTGAACCAAGCCTCCCTGGACGACAGCTCGCACTCCTTCCCCAGCCCCCCCAAGCCCAGTGACGCCATGTTCTGGGAAGGACACTCGGCCGCGTCCAACTCCTCGTCTTTAATGGGAAACTGCAGCAGCCCCAAGAGCCCTCCCAACACAGAGTGGGTCAAACCCTTTTAA
- the azi2 gene encoding 5-azacytidine-induced protein 2 isoform X1, whose protein sequence is MRILDDKLRKASNTVKFCANMEPLAVDDDICILKHETAYTAAAESPVSVCAGDESVASHFALVTAYEDIKKRLRDTERENALLRKRVKQLEDKLFRPETPSEGPHYVNKAFSAYRGIYIEKEDLQMELKKLKKEKSDSERFLTEQLQAKELELLQLRTEMETSQGTVMKSLNSPQDFWQVEMVNTEMQIHKLQEELERVTLENSRLLEKSTEETHGMNGPDLEQTSDAKFNASKEKSMQQTYKDLCSEVTHLQSELRRQTGLIRKLKPLINEARQASTVPVQCLDDVEKNNNLPAPQPPNAPALPSSAGRPIPPVSGPPGVLLPDGLREDCWYDGPWPSQSCSGQTLLRSDGGSVVLPPPPLNQASLDDSSHSFPSPPKPSDAMFWEGHSAASNSSSLMGNCSSPKSPPNTEWVKPF, encoded by the exons ATGCGGATTCTTGATGACAAATTGAGGAAAGCGTCTAACACG GTTAAGTTTTGTGCAAACATGGAGCCTCTGGCAGTGGATGACGACATCTGCATCCTCAAACACGAGACGGCTTACACAGCTGCCGCGGAGAGTCCGGTATCGGTCTGCGCGGGGGACGAATCGGTGGCTTCCCACTTTGCCTTGGTCACGGCGTATGAAGACATTAAGAAGAGGCTCCGAGATACGGAGCGGGAGAACGCCTTGCTGAGAAAGAGAGTTAAACAGCTGGAAGACAAG CTTTTCAGGCCTGAGACTCCATCGGAGGGTCCCCATTATGTGAACAAGGCCTTCAGCGCATACAGAGGAATTTACATCGAGAAGGAGGACCTTCAGATGGAGCTCAAGAAacta aaaaaagagaagagtGACAGTGAGAGGTTTTTGACAGAACAGCTGCAAGCCAAAGAGTTGGAGCTGCTTCAGCTGAGGACCGAGATGGAGACCAGCCAAGGTACAG TGATGAAGAGCCTGAACAGCCCTCAGGACTTCTGGCAGGTGGAGATGGTAAACACAGAGATGCAGATCCACAAGCTTCAAGAAGAGCTGGAGAGAGTGACTCTGGAGAACAGCCGGCTGCTGGAGAAAAGCACA GAGGAAACCCACGGCATGAATGGACCAGACTTGGAACAGACAAGTGATGCTAAGTTTAATGCAAG TAAGGAGAAGAGCATGCAGCAGACGTACAAGGATTTGTGCAGCGAAGTCACCCATCTGCAATCAGAGCTGAGGCGTCAAACGGGCCTCATAAGGAAGCTGAAGCCTCTGATCAACGAGGCAAGACAAG CCTCAACTGTTCCCGTCCAGTGTTTGGATGAcgtggagaaaaacaacaacctcCCGGCGCCGCAGCCCCCGAATGCCCCTGCGCTCCCCTCCAGCGCCGGCCGCCCCATCCCCCCCGTCAGCGGCCCGCCGGGGGTGCTTTTGCCGGACGGCCTGAGGGAGGACTGCTGGTACGACGGACCCTGGCCCTCTCAGAGCTGCTCCGGTCAGACTCTGCTCCGGAGCGACGGCGGCTCCGTCGTGCTCCCCCCACCCCCGCTGAACCAAGCCTCCCTGGACGACAGCTCGCACTCCTTCCCCAGCCCCCCCAAGCCCAGTGACGCCATGTTCTGGGAAGGACACTCGGCCGCGTCCAACTCCTCGTCTTTAATGGGAAACTGCAGCAGCCCCAAGAGCCCTCCCAACACAGAGTGGGTCAAACCCTTTTAA